The genomic interval TTTCCTATTCAATGGGTTCAACCCCATAATATATGTAAATAGCCGGCATTCCTGTTATTCAATCTTGGAGAATGATAATTTATGTCAGGCAAAATTGTAATAACCGGGTCTAACAGGGGAATAGGGCGATCAATAGCAGAAAAAATGGCATCAGAAAAATATGGAATTATTATGGTTGACTATGATAATGCCGTACTTGATTCGGCTAAGTCGCTGAATTCCCGATATGGCAATGTTGAAGGGATAAAATGTGACGTATCAAGTTATGATGCCTGCGTTGAGGCTTTTTCAACAATAGATAAAAAAGAGATATACGGCATAGTAAACAATGCTGGCATAAACAGAGATGCCCTATTCAAAAATATGTCATTTGATCAGTGGGACGCCGTAATAAAAACTGATCTTTACAGCATGTTCAACGTTACAAAGCAATTTGTTGATTCAATGATTGAAAATCTAAGTGGAAGAATAGTAAATATTTCTTCTGCAAGCTGGAACGGAAACGTAGGGCAGGCCAATTACTCATCTGCGAAGGCAGGAGTTATCGGGTTTACTAAAACGCTTTCACGTGAACTGGGCAGGTATAATATAACATCAAATGCCATTGTTCCGGGATTCATAAAAACTCCGATGACAGACCAGATGCCTGAAAAAATAAAGGAAAAGTTTATTGAAAAAATTCCATTAAAACGTATGGGCTCCGGTGATGATGTGGCAAACGCTGTTTCATTCTTGATGAAAGAGGATAGCAATTATGTCAACGGAATTTTACTTGAAGTAGGTGGAGGAATGTCCCTGTGAAAACCATGGTCGAGGTACTTGAAGATTCAAAAAGAAGCGATCCATTTATCACATATTTTAAGAATATTATGACCTATGGAGAATTTGAAGGATATTCAAATGCCGTTGCTGTAGAGTTTTCTATGTATTGCGATCCGGGTGACATTATAGCAATAATAGCAGAAAATATACCTCAGTTCCCCATAGTGCAATACGCGTCATGGAAAAATTCCTGCATTTTTGTGCCATTGAGCCCTCTGGATTCTGAGAATGAAATTACAGGGAAAATTAAGTTCATAGATGCAAGGGTGGTAGTAATCAGCAGTGAATTCAGGGAGAAATTTTCCAGCTTGATGGAGATACAGAGCCTCCATGTCTTATATACAGACCCACAGACTTTCGGGAAACTTCCGGATAATATGGCAGAAAAGTACATCACAGGAATAATGAAAGAAGAATTAAACCTTCGACTCAAGAAAGAATTCAAGGGATATTATCCGGAACCAGGGAGTATAGCAATGCTTGTATTTACCTCCGGTACATCAGGCAGGCAGAAGGCTGCTGAGATAACCCATAGCAATATATATTCAGCTTCGTATATATACCGTGAATGGTATTCGGTACAACCACAGGACAAAAACCTGTGTATCGCTCCTTTCTTCCACATAACAGGGTTAATTTTTGGCATATCGTTGACAGTGCTTGCCCATTCATCCATGGCATTGACGTACCGGTTTAACGCGGAAAATGCACTGGAAACGGTAGAATCAGAAAAGACAACAATTACTATGTTCGTTGCCACAGCCTACCGGGCTATGATCAATTCATGGTCAAATGTTGATAAAATCAAAACCCGGCTCTCATCCATGAGGCTATGGTCGGCAGGCGGAATGCCCATGCCCTATAAAACTGAAATAGAATGGAAAGAAATGTCAGGTAAGTGGATATATATGGCATATGGATTAACTGAGAGCACTTCTCCAGTAGCACTATGGGAATACCCATATACAGACAATATCCCATTATATAATGGCATAGTTACAGCTGGCAAACCGGCAAACTATACACGCATAGTCAGGGCAAGGGGTGGTGAACTGGTAGTTTCAGGGCCACAGGTTATAAGAAGGTACTATAAGAATCCGGAAGACACGGAAAAGGCATCCGGGAAATACGGGCTGAAAACAGGTGACATATGCTATATTGATAGCAATGGATATATCTATATAATTGACCGGAAGAAAGACCTTATAGATGTATCCGGGTATAAGGTAGTTCCTGCTGAGGTTGAAAATGCAATAAGAACCTGTGATCAAGTTGAAGATGTTGTAGTTGTTGGAGAAAATGATGAATATAAAGGTGAAGTCCCTGTTG from Ferroplasma acidiphilum carries:
- the fabG gene encoding 3-oxoacyl-ACP reductase FabG; the protein is MSGKIVITGSNRGIGRSIAEKMASEKYGIIMVDYDNAVLDSAKSLNSRYGNVEGIKCDVSSYDACVEAFSTIDKKEIYGIVNNAGINRDALFKNMSFDQWDAVIKTDLYSMFNVTKQFVDSMIENLSGRIVNISSASWNGNVGQANYSSAKAGVIGFTKTLSRELGRYNITSNAIVPGFIKTPMTDQMPEKIKEKFIEKIPLKRMGSGDDVANAVSFLMKEDSNYVNGILLEVGGGMSL
- a CDS encoding class I adenylate-forming enzyme family protein translates to MVEVLEDSKRSDPFITYFKNIMTYGEFEGYSNAVAVEFSMYCDPGDIIAIIAENIPQFPIVQYASWKNSCIFVPLSPLDSENEITGKIKFIDARVVVISSEFREKFSSLMEIQSLHVLYTDPQTFGKLPDNMAEKYITGIMKEELNLRLKKEFKGYYPEPGSIAMLVFTSGTSGRQKAAEITHSNIYSASYIYREWYSVQPQDKNLCIAPFFHITGLIFGISLTVLAHSSMALTYRFNAENALETVESEKTTITMFVATAYRAMINSWSNVDKIKTRLSSMRLWSAGGMPMPYKTEIEWKEMSGKWIYMAYGLTESTSPVALWEYPYTDNIPLYNGIVTAGKPANYTRIVRARGGELVVSGPQVIRRYYKNPEDTEKASGKYGLKTGDICYIDSNGYIYIIDRKKDLIDVSGYKVVPAEVENAIRTCDQVEDVVVVGENDEYKGEVPVAYVKLSTIPDNYEEMKKNIYGVCKKELARYKVPARIIFVRDMPLNASGKIKRSGIHSVEVVYQ